From the genome of Primulina eburnea isolate SZY01 chromosome 12, ASM2296580v1, whole genome shotgun sequence, one region includes:
- the LOC140806857 gene encoding uncharacterized protein, whose protein sequence is MKKRKTVDSFFKQKEQTSVSQDHSPSNIDVSNPSDQQLNKSPRIDVDVSSLEPDPALRTPIWKYPVNQMDEIRRAYIKMGPYQPIKKEYPPTKFGSQNRRFQSHWFKKFTWLEYSPSKDAAFCFPCFLFEHKHPRNPAFTMDGFKYWKRVNDGDRCAFLMHIGCSTSPHNNAVEYLDNLMNIPRHIDKVINTQSSEEKQKNRLRLTATIESVRWLTLQACAFRGHDESPSSNNRGNFIEMINFIGKMNKSIGDIVLEKAPKNAKYTSPDIQKDVLNIISNQVRAKIRKEIGDAKFCILVDEARDASNKEQMAIVLRFVDTEGFLRERFFAIVHVTDTTAATLKKEISDALGRYDLHIHNMRGQGYDGSFLERLLVCILCHCFAHRLQLALTAAAEKEVSIWLFFSKLNSICNLINASPKRHGELHSAQRIEVAHMVATGERDTGRGCNQIGNLLRPGKTRWSSNFDSLCSMIDMYSSVTTVLENMVNDGASNSICGEASGALIAMKSFDFIFILHLMHKIMGITNLLCRALQEKSLDILSAMDYVSTTKTLLHTLREEGFDLLLSHVKEVCVKYDIEMPHMEARYKSGTGRSCQHIDSITVEHHYRFDVFTAAIDFQVEELNNIFKDEAVELLKLSCALEPKENFKLFNVDHIYRLAEKFYYLDFDSQDLHHLRMQLDHYKLDVAGHERFQNLSIISELCRRLVETNKSGTYNLIDRLIRLVLTLPVSTSTTEQAFSAMKLVKTALRNKMEAEFFGDSMVIYIERDLIEKIDNDLIINEFYSKKNRRAQLQ, encoded by the exons atgAAGAAAAGGAAAACCGTCGACtcattttttaaacaaaaagagCAGACATCGGTAAGTCAAGACCATTCTCCATCCAATATTGATGTCTCAAATCCCAGTGATCAACAGCTTAACAAATCTCCTAGAATTGATGTTGATGTGAGTTCTCTTGAACCTGATCCGGCATTACGTACTCCGATATGGAAATATCCTGTTAATCAAATGGATGAAATTAGACGAGCTTATATCAAGATGGGGCCATATCAACCAATTAAGAAAGAGTATCCACCAACCAAATTTGGAAGTCAAAATCGACGATTCCAAAGTCACtggtttaaaaaatttacttgGTTAGAGTACTCTCCTTCGAAAGATGCTGCATTTTGTTTTCCGTGCTTCTTGTTTGAACATAAGCATCCTCGTAATCCTGCATTTACAATGGATGGATTCAAATATTGGAAGCGAGTTAATGATGGCGATAGATGTGCATTTTTGATGCATATAGGATGCAGTACTTCACCACATAACAATGCTGTGGAATATCTTGATAATTTGATGAATATACCTCGTCATATTGACAAAGTGATAAATACACAATCTTCAGAAGAAAAGCAGAAGAACAGATTGCGGCTTACAGCAACTATTGAAAGCGTTCGATGGCTCACTTTGCAAGCATGCGCATTTAGAGGGCATGATGAATCTCCATCTTCTAATAATCGTGGAAATTTTATCGAGATGATAAATTTTATAGGAAAAATGAATAAAAGTATTGGGGACATCGTCTTAGAGAAAGCTCCTAAGAATGCAAAGTATACTTCACCAGATATTCAGAAAGATGTCTTGAATATCATTTCCAACCAAGTGAGAGCCAAGATCCGTAAAGAAATTGGAGATGCAAAATTCTGCATTTTAGTTGATGAAGCGAGAGATGCATCTAACAAGGAGCAGATGGCTATTGTATTAAGATTTGTGGATACTGAAGGCTTTTTACGTGAGCGGTTTTTTGCCATTGTACACGTGACAGATACAACTGCTGCAACACTTAAGAAAGAAATATCTGATGCACTTGGTCGTTATGACTTGCATATCCACAACATGCGTGGACAAGGATATGATG GCTCTTTTCTTGAAAGATTGCTCGTGTGCATATTATGTCATTGTTTTGCTCATCGACTTCAACTAGCATTAACTGCAGCTGCTGAAAAAGAGGTATCCATTTGGTTATtcttttcaaaattgaattccATTTGTAATCTCATCAATGCATCTCCTAAACGGCACGGTGAGTTACATTCTGCTCAAAGAATTGAGGTTGCGCATATGGTAGCTACTGGTGAACGTGATACAGGTAGAGGATGTAATCAAATTGGAAATTTATTACGCCCTGGAAAGACTCGTTGGAGTTCTAATTTCGACTCACTTTGTAGCATGATTGATATGTATAGCTCTGTGACTACCGTGTTAGAAAATATGGTGAATGATGGAGCTTCTAATTCCATTTGTGGTGAAGCTAGTGGTGCATTGATTGCGATGAAGTCTTTTgatttcatattcatattacACTTGATGCATAAGATAATGGGGATAACAAATCTGCTTTGTCGAGCATTGCAAGAGAAATCTCTAGATATTTTAAGTGCAATGGATTATGTTTCAACGACTAAAACTTTGCTTCATACTTTGAGAGAAGAAGGATTTGATCTCCTACTTAGTCATGTAAAAGAAGTTTGTGTCAAGTATGACATTGAGATGCCTCACATGGAAGCTCGTTATAAATCTGGTACAGGCCGTTCTTGTCAACATATTGATTCAATCACAGTTGAGCACCACTATCGATTTGATGTATTTACAGCTGCAATAGATTTTCAAGTTGAAGAGCTTAATAATATATTCAAGGATGAGGCAGTTGAACTTCTTAAACTTAGTTGTGCTTTGGAACCTAAAGAAAACTTTAAGCTTTTTAATGTTGATCATATCTATCGACTTGCTGAGAAATTCTATTATCTTGATTTCGATTCACAAGATTTGCATCACTTGAGAATGCAATTGGATCACTATAAACTTGATGTTGCTGGCCATGAAAGATTTCAGAATTTATCAATTATTTCTGAATTATGTCGAAGATTAGTTGAGACAAATAAGTCAGGAACCTACAATTTGATTGACAg GTTGATTCGTCTTGTTTTAACTCTCCCTGTTTCTACATCAACAACGGAACAAGCATTTTCAGCAATGAAACTTGTTAAAACAGCTCTTCGTAACAAGATGGAAGCAGAGTTTTTCGGAGATTCTATGGTAATCTACATCGAACGAGATTTGATTGAAAAAATTGATaacgatttaataattaatgagttttatTCTAAGAAGAATCGAAGAGCACAACTTCAGTAG
- the LOC140807525 gene encoding 7-deoxyloganetic acid glucosyl transferase-like produces the protein MCSKEAKLPPHVLIFPLPAQGHMNSMLNLAQLLCLSDFHVTFIVSEFNHSRLLKHTSTRSTFARYPSFQFQTIPDGLPDDHPRAGLRIMDIIPSLTNNVAPSFKKMLIEKDLLASAGRRPVTCIVADAVLDFNADFAEEHGIPLIYFRTISAAAVWALFCVTEVAEANELPVKGNGMDELVKSIPGMEDFLRRRDLPSFCRVDDSNDPSLHKLIALTRQTVRAEAVILNTFEDLEGQVLSNILKHMPRLYTIGPSNVLLKSRLEEKKVEALTSAGSLWAEDRSCIDWLNAQQPKSVIYVSFGSLTIMTRDQISEFWHGLVNSGQKFLWAIRPDSAGSADRVIFEFEEGTKENGYMVEWAPQEEVLNHAAVGGFITHCGWNSTLESIGAGVPMICWPYFADQMVNSRFVSDVWRVGLDIKDSCDRVVIENAVRELMELRKDEFSKRARRLAAQVGRAVREGGSSDRSLEELIRYIGSMIT, from the exons ATGTGTTCTAAAGAAGCAAAACTCCCACCCCATGTTCTCATTTTCCCTTTACCAGCTCAAGGGCACATGAATTCCATGCTCAATCTAGCCCAACTCCTCTGTTTATCCGATTTCCATGTCACGTTCATCGTGTCTGAATTCAACCACAGTCGTCTCCTGAAGCACACCAGCACTCGTTCGACCTTCGCAAGATATCCGAGTTTCCAGTTTCAGACTATCCCAGATGGTCTCCCGGATGACCACCCGCGAGCTGGTCTCCGAATAATGGATATTATTCCATCGCTGACAAACAATGTGGCACCAAGTTTCAAGAAAATGTTGATCGAGAAAGATTTGTTGGCTTCTGCTGGCAGAAGACCAGTAACGTGCATAGTAGCAGATGCGGTGTTGGATTTCAATGCTGATTTTGCGGAAGAACATGGGATTCCATTGATTTATTTTCGCACTATTAGTGCTGCTGCCGTCTGGGCTTTGTTCTGCGTTACTGAAGTCGCTGAAGCCAATGAGCTACCCGTCAAAG GAAATGGGATGGATGAATTAGTGAAAAGCATTCCCGGAATGGAAGATTTTCTTAGGCGCCGTGACTTGCCAAGTTTTTGTCGTGTGGACGATTCGAATGATCCTTCTCTTCATAAATTAATCGCTTTGACAAGACAAACTGTGCGAGCAGAAGCAGTCATTCTCAACACATTTGAAGATCTGGAGGGACAAGTATTATCGAATATCCTAAAACACATGCCTAGGCTCTACACAATCGGGCCAAGCAATGTGCTCTTGAAGTCGAGACTCGAGGAGAAGAAGGTCGAAGCCTTGACTTCTGCAGGCAGTTTATGGGCAGAAGATCGAAGTTGCATCGACTGGTTGAACGCACAGCAGCCGAAATCAGTGATTTACGTCAGCTTCGGGAGCTTAACGATAATGACAAGAGATCAGATATCTGAGTTCTGGCATGGATTAGTGAACAGTGGACAGAAATTTTTGTGGGCGATAAGGCCAGACTCCGCTGGTTCCGCGGATCGCGTTATATTCGAATTTGAGGAGGGTACTAAAGAAAATGGTTACATGGTGGAGTGGGCGCCGCAAGAGGAGGTGCTGAACCACGCCGCGGTTGGTGGATTTATAACGCATTGTGGATGGAATTCGACTTTGGAGAGCATTGGTGCGGGTGTGCCTATGATATGTTGGCCTTATTTCGCTGATCAAATGGTTAATAGTCGGTTTGTGAGTGATGTTTGGAGGGTTGGGTTAGACATAAAGGATAGTTGTGACCGAGTTGTGATTGAGAATGCTGTGCGGGAACTCATGGAGCTAAGGAAGGATGAGTTCTCGAAGAGGGCGCGTCGCTTGGCGGCGCAAGTGGGAAGAGCCGTTAGAGAAGGAGGATCATCGGATCGCAGTTTAGAGGAGTTGATCAGGTATATTGGATCGATGATCACTTGA
- the LOC140808329 gene encoding 7-deoxyloganetic acid glucosyl transferase-like, giving the protein MCSKEAKLPPHVLIFPLPAQGHMNSMLQLAQLLCLSDFHVTFIVSEFNHSRLLKHTGTRSTFARYPGFQFQTIPDGLPDDHPRSGRRATDIIPSVLKISGPYFEKMMVEKDLFASAGRRPVTCIIADGWLSFAADFAEENGIPLIYFRTASACGFWAYYCTIQVIEANEIPFRENEMDELVRSIPGMEGFLRYRDLPSICRVNDAKDPSLWHRITLTRQIVRAKAVIMNTFEDLEQPILSNILKHMPRLYTIGPGTAHLKSRLGENNVGASVPSVSIWAEDQSCINWLNAQKPNSVIYVSFGSLTAVTREQLLEFWHGLVNSQQRFLWVMRPDFIIGKDMDESIPPELEKITKENGYMVEWAPQEEVLNHPAVGGFLTHSGWNSTLESIVAGVPMICWPYFADQQVNSRFVSEVWKIGLDIKDSCERVVIENAVRELMEARKDEFLERASHLAKMARMAVSEGGSSCRNFNDLVEYIESFVV; this is encoded by the exons ATGTGCTCCAAAGAAGCAAAACTCCCACCCCATGTTCTCATTTTCCCTTTACCAGCTCAAGGACACATGAATTCCATGCTCCAACTAGCCCAACTCCTCTGTTTATCCGATTTCCATGTCACGTTCATCGTGTCTGAATTCAACCACAGTCGTCTCCTGAAGCACACCGGCACTCGTTCGACCTTCGCAAGATATCCGGGTTTCCAGTTTCAGACGATTCCAGATGGTCTCCCGGATGACCACCCACGTTCTGGTCGGAGAGCGACGGATATTATCCCATCTGTATTGAAAATTTCGGGGCCATATTTCGAGAAAATGATGGTCGAGAAAGATTTGTTTGCTTCTGCTGGAAGAAGACCTGTAACGTGCATAATAGCAGACGGGTGGCTGAGTTTCGCCGCCGATTTCGCGGAAGAGAATGGGATCCCGTTGATCTACTTTCGTACCGCAAGCGCATGTGGTTTCTGGGCGTATTACTGCACGATTCAAGTCATTGAAGCTAATGAAATTCCCTTCCGAG aaaatgagaTGGATGAATTAGTGAGAAGCATCCCTGGAATGGAAGGTTTCCTGAGATATCGCGATCTACCGAGTATTTGTCGTGTGAACGACGCAAAGGACCCTTCTCTTTGGCATAGAATTACCTTGACAAGGCAAATTGTGCGAGCGAAAGCAGTCATTATGAACACATTCGAAGATCTAGAGCAACCTATActatcaaatattttgaagCACATGCCAAGACTCTACACCATCGGGCCAGGCACCGCGCACTTGAAGTCGAGACTCGGGGAGAACAATGTCGGTGCCTCAGTTCCTTCGGTCAGCATATGGGCTGAAGATCAAAGTTGCATAAACTGGTTGAATGCACAGAAACCGAACTCAGTAATTTATGTCAGCTTTGGGAGCCTCACGGCGGTGACAAGAGAGCAATTACTTGAGTTTTGGCATGGACTTGTGAACAGCCAGCAGAGATTCTTATGGGTCATGAGGCCGGATTTTATAATAGGAAAAGACATGGATGAATCAATCCCACCCGAGTTGGAGAAGATCACTAAAGAAAATGGTTACATGGTGGAATGGGCTCCGCAGGAGGAGGTTCTAAACCACCCTGCGGTTGGTGGATTCTTGACACATAGTGGCTGGAATTCGACTCTGGAGAGCATTGTTGCGGGTGTGCCTATGATATGTTGGCCATATTTTGCTGATCAACAGGTTAATAGTCGATTTGTGAGCGAAGTTTGGAAGATTGGATTGGACATAAAAGATAGTTGTGAAAGAGTTGTGATCGAGAATGCTGTAAGAGAATTAATGGAAGCGAGGAAGGATGAGTTCTTGGAAAGGGCGAGTCACTTGGCAAAAATGGCAAGAATGGCCGTTAGTGAAGGGGGATCATCTTGCCGTAATTTTAATGATTTGGTGGAGTACATCGAGTCAtttgttgtttga